Proteins encoded together in one Cicer arietinum cultivar CDC Frontier isolate Library 1 chromosome 4, Cicar.CDCFrontier_v2.0, whole genome shotgun sequence window:
- the LOC140919978 gene encoding uncharacterized protein, producing MWKDIMYCSNEKEYMMRLHMFEQSCVDTKVVESAHWKLKLMLENSMSDLCKCWEAMNNMIRLQHKRIRASFQKSFYDEEHEHRNPFYQRLNTFVSTEAQRRIAEEYDKVEWVGTDKSICGCSLRRTYGLPCACELGQYKLMGEPIPLDSVHIQWRKLSMECELTQDTEDGSELDMSTEMNALWKRFRSLDVIGKRVLKSKVRELAFPSTSSICPPPEKVKTKGRVKKSKGMKPDGYDVYRDPSYFEHVNATYGEDIGSQPSQSKKRQASQSKKHPSQSSHSSKNLLLTQFPDIIQPYIDDIFDVAADGNCGFRAIALLLGFGEECWSLVRKRLDQEIVSHVTPYDRLFTGRIKEVRDSLMISGLGVQPMDKWLSMPDMGYVIATTYNIILVTFGLTFSMTFFPMRGSHSGSTKNDRICCIGFVNGNHWVPLKMKDGFPMPDIAPGWKQYRTNEATSWAIAYTGRLQHWGYLLGRLSRVTQNPPTEPVEAMSLDEP from the exons atgtggaaagaCATTATGTATTGTAGTAATGAAAAAGAGTATATGATGCGCTTGCATATGTTTGAACAATCATGTGTTGATACTaaagt GGTTGAGTCGGCTCACtggaaactgaagttaatgttagaaaatagcatgagtgatttgtgtaaatgttgggaggctatgaacaacatgataaggttacaacataaaagaatcagagcctcgtttcaaaaaagtttttatgatgaagagcatgAGCACAGAAATCCATTTTATCAGAGATTGAATACATTTGTATCAACAGAAGCTCAAAGACGTATTGCTGAAGAATACGACAAAGTTGAGTGGGTGGGTACTGACAAATCTATATGTGGGTGTTCTCTGAGAAGGACATACGGATTACCTTGTGCTTGTGAATTgggacaatataaattaatgggtgaaccaattcctctagattctgtgcatattcaatggagaaaattaagcatggaaTGTGAACTCACTCAAGACACAGAAGATGGATCAGAGTTGGATATGTCTACTGAGATGAATGCCTTATGGAAACGCTTTCGATCACTTGATGTTATTGGGAAACGAGTGTTGAAGAGTAAAGTGCGTGAACTTGCTTTTCCAAGTACAAGTTCAATATGTCCACCACCTGAAAAAGTCAAAACCAAAGGAAGAGTGAAGAAGAGTAAGGGTATGAAGCCAGatggatatgatgtatatcgagacccttcttactttgagcatgttaatgcaacatatggTGAAGATATTGGTTCCCAACCCTCTCaatcaaagaagagacaagcctctcaatcaaagaaacacCCCTCTCAGTCatctcattcttcaaaaaatttgttattgacACAATTTCCTGATATTATTCAGCcatacattgatgacatatttgacgtggcagctgatggaaattgtggttTTCGCGCTATTGCATTATTGCTTGGTTTCGGTGAAGAGTGTTGGTCTTTGGTCCGCAAGAGATTGGATCAAGAGATTGTTTCTCATGTAACTCCATATGATAGATTGTTCACAGGACGCATTAAAGAAGTAAGAGATTCGTTGATGATATCCGGCTTAGGTGTTCAACCCATGGATAAATGGTTGTCCATgcctgatatgggttacgtgatagcgacaacatataatattattcttgtcaCGTTCGGTCTGACATTTTCAATGACTTTCTTTCCTATGAGGGGTTCACATTCCggatcgacaaaaaatgatcgcatttgttgtattggttttgttaatgGAAATCACTGGGTTCcg ttAAAGATGAAAGATGGATTTCCAATGCCAGACATTGCACCAGGTTGGAAGCAATATCGTACCAATGAAGCAACTTCTTGGGCAATAGCATACACAGGCCGTCTACAACACTGGGGGTATTTATTAGGCCGGTTGTCACGTGTTACCCAAAATCCACCTACGGAACCCGTAGAGGCAATGTCTTTAGATGAaccttaa
- the LOC101498169 gene encoding large ribosomal subunit protein uL29, with the protein MARIKVHELRQKTKADLLSQLKDLKAELSLLRVAKVTGGAPNKLSKIKVVRLSIAQVLTVISQKQKAALREVYKNKKYLPLDLRPKKTRAIRRRLTKHQASLKTEREKKKETYFPLRKYAIKA; encoded by the exons ATGG CAAGGATCAAGGTTCACGAGCTGAGGCAGAAGACAAAGGCTGATCTTTTGAGTCAGTTGAAAGACCTCAAGGCTGAACTCTCCTTGCTCCGTGTTGCTAAGGTCACTGGTGGTGCACCCAACAAGCTCTCCAAGAT TAAGGTGGTGAGGTTGTCCATTGCTCAGGTGTTGACAGTGATTTCTCAGAAACAGAAGGCTGCATTGAGGGAAGTTTACAAGAATAAGAAGTATTTGCCACTTGATCTTCGCCCAAAGAAGACCAGGGCTATTCGCAGAAGGCTCACCAAGCATCAG GCATCATTGAAGACCGAGAGGGAGAAGAAAAAGGAGACATATTTCCCATTGAGGAAGTATGCTATCAAAGCATAG
- the LOC101498497 gene encoding putative pectate lyase 21 has translation MASVIMLPYGDVDSTLRAIAGRAEGFGRLAIGGLHGPLYLVTSLADDGPGSLREGCRRKEPLWIVFEVSGTINLSSYLSVSSHKTIDGRGQRIKLTGKGLRLKECENIIICNLEFEGGRGHDVDGIQIKPNSRNIWIDRCSLRDYDDGLIDITRQSTDITISRCHFAQHDKTMLIGADPSHVDDRCIRVTIHHCFFDGTRQRHPRVRFGKVHLYNNYTRNWAIYAVCASVESQIYSQCNIYEAGTKKKTFEFYTEKAADREEQKSGMTISEGDMLLNGAQPCLSTEYKEESMFHPSEYYPTWTMEAATHSLREVLHLCTGWQSICRPIDHTV, from the exons ATGGCGTCGGTGATTATGCTGCCGTACGGAGATGTGGATTCCACTTTGAGGGCAATCGCCGGTCGTGCTGAGGGTTTCGGCCGCCTCGCTATTGGTGGCCTCCACGGTCCTCTCTATTTGGTTACCTCCCTTGCAG ATGATGGTCCTGGTTCACTTCGTGAAGGGTGTCGTAGAAAGGAGCCGCTATGGATTGTTTTTGAAGTTTCAGGTACAATTAATCTTTCATCATACTTGAGTGTGTCATCTCATAAGACAATAGATGGAAGAGGCCAGAGGATTAAATTGACTGGGAAAGGATTAAGATTGAAAGAGTG TGAGAATATAATTATATGCAACCTTGAGTTTGAGGGGGGAAGGGGTCACGATGTAGATGGGATTCAAATAAAACCAAATTCTAGGAATATATGGATAGATCGTTGCAGTCTCCGAGATTATGATGATGGGCTTATAGACATTACAAGACAAAGCACGGATATCACTATATCTAG ATGTCACTTTGCACAGCATGACAAGACCATGCTAATTGGAGCTGATCCATCTCACGTGGATGATAGATGCATCCGGGTGACGATCCATCATTGTTTCTTTGATGGAACGCGGCAGAGACACCCTCGTGTGAGATTTGGAAAAGTTCATCTGTACAATAATTACACCAGAAACTGGGCAATATATGCAGTTTGTGCTAGCGTTGAGTCTCAG ATATACTCCCAATGCAACATATATGAAGCAGGAACTAAGAAAAAGACTTTTGAATTTTATACTGAGAAG GCAGCTGACAGAGAAGAACAGAAGTCTGGTATGACAATATCTGAAGGAGACATGTTACTGAATGGTGCTCAGCCATGCTTGTCAACAGAATACAAAGAAGAATCCATGTTCCATCCTAGTGAATATTACCCAACTTGGACAATGGAAGCAGCTACACATTCTCTCAGAGAGGTTCTCCATTTATGTACAGGTTGGCAGTCCATTTGTAGGCCAATAGACCATACGGTATAA